Genomic window (Desulforapulum autotrophicum HRM2):
TTTATGGATGAGCTTCATTTCTGCATCAACGAACAGGACATTATCAAGGCAAAGGCCTTGCTGCAATTTGCATCCGACCAGGATATGGATTTTTCCATCCAGCAAAAAGCCCTGTTTACCCTTGGCAAAGCCCCCGACGCCATTGCATTCCCCCTGCTTGAGCACCTGCTGAAAATTCAAATTTCAAATCCCGGGGTAAACGAGGCACTTTACGAACTCATCCTCGACAAATCCTACGGCAGAACCGACCTTGTTATAAGATATATCAACCACGAGCATAAAAAAAGCCGCCTTTTCTTTGTCCAGGCAGCAGGGGATCTGATGCTCAAGGAGGCAGCCCCCGACCTTGCCCGGATACTTGACCAGGAAAAAGACAGGGAAATTCTACTCGCCGCAACCAAGGCCCTGGGTGCTCTGAGGCTTGACCAATACCTGCCGAACCTTGCCCTGGTCCAAAAGAATTCCGACGTTGCAATCAGGAATGCCGCCATTTTTGCCATGGCAGAAATGGGCAATAAAGCAGCAATTGACACCCTTTTTTCAACCATAACAGACCCGGAAAACACCGATGAATCCAGACTTGTGGCCATCGAAGCCCTGGCCGGAATCCAGAACCAACTTGCCCTTGACTGCCTGGCCCGCCTCCTTGAATCGCCCCATGCCGACACAAGGGATGCAGCCATTGACCAGCTCATTGCCATTGGTAACAAGGCCGTACCCACACTGACCATGGCAACCCGCAATGCAGGTGTCGATCATACGATCCACCTGGTGACCACCCTCGGGTACATCGGTGATCCGTCAGCCCTTCCCACCCTGCTTGATATGATCAATGTCCAGCCGAATGACGCCAACATCCGCCAGGCCCTTTACGAAGCCCTTGCGAAAATCCCGTCAGTTAAATCGGCCATCTGCCTTACAGGCGGCCTTTCAGACAGTGTGGAAGCAGTGAGGATGAGCGCTGCCAGGGCAGTTGACAAAAACCTTTCCAAGGTGCTTGTGGCAGGTCTAAAGAATATTGTGCGCCAGGAGGACAAAACAGCCTGTGATGCCGTTGCAGCCCTTATTGATACCGAGGCAGACAGCATATTTAACTTTCTCCTGGACGAAGCGTCCTTTGTCCGGCTTGCCGCTGACCATGTCATAAACAAGGCAGACCCGGCCACCCGGCACCACTTCATGGACCTTTTGCGATCAAAAAACAGGGAAGCCCTTGCCGCTGACATGGAGGATAAAATTCAGGCGAACGATGCCCGGACCGGGAAGAGAGGCCTTGAAGTTTACGTGGTGGATGATTCAAGGATGATGCTCAAGCTATACCAGAACAAACTCCTGAAATTCGGACATCACCCAACGGTGTTTGAATTCCCGGAAAAGGCAATCGCGGCAATTTCAGCGTTAAAACCGGATATTTTCATCACAGATCTGAACATGCCGAAAATCAACGGTATCCAGCTGACAAGGGAAATCCGGCGAAAATACACCCGTCAACAGCTGCCCATTATCATGATCACCACCCAAAGCGACTTCATTGAGGTGGAAAAAGGCAGTCACCACGCCAGTGTCAACGATGATTATCTCATCCAGTCAGGAATCAACAGACTCATGCACAAGCCCTTTACGGACGAACAACTTGAAACAGCCATCCAGGCCGTCATCAACTAGGCCGGCCCAGAATAGATAATCTTGAACGGAATGGGAGGATATTTCCACACCGTTGGTTTGGGAAGAATCTGCTCTTCGGACACGGTCAGCCAGTTGGTATCAAACTTGACTTCCCTGAGGCGCCCCCCCTCAGAGGTAAGGGCGTGGGAGGTATAGGCATAGACCACGTTAAAGATGCATATCAGCCACTTACCCTCCCTGGCCACCACATAATTTTTGGTAAAACTACCCTGATTGATACCGGCAGACTTTGCGATTTCAACAACCTCCGCCCGGGTAAACCGCATGAGAATGGACTTTGAGATCCCGTTTTCATCGATCCGCAGAAGGGCCCTTGACTCGCTGCTGCCCACATAAACCGTTGTAATGCCCTCAAGTTTTCGAAAATACTGGGACGCCACAATGGCTGCCGTTCTTCTACCGCCTGCCAGCACCGGCATGCCGTAGTACTCGAAAAACTTCTTTTGAATATTGTCCGCGTACTTGTCCCCCTTTTCATAAAGATCCTTGGAGATGTATCGAAGGTCCCGGGCCAGATCTTCGGCTGCATCGGCAATGGGCCAGTCAATTCTGACATGAAAGTGGGTCAAGGCATAGCGGTCGACGGTTCCAGCCCGTATATCCCGCTGGATCAACAGGGCATAATCCACCGGAAGCAGGGTCTTCATGAAGTCAAAGAACCCAGCGGTATCCATGAATTTGAGATTACGGTGATATTCCTCACCCTCGGGAAAATCCCTGTGTTTCAAAAGATTGGTCTTTGTGGTCTTGTTGGCGTCAAAGTAACGGATATACTTTTTATGACTTTCGTCCACAAAAGCCTCGGAAAAAAGAATCAAAAAAGAGTTCTGGAGTTCAAACTCAACCGATGGAATCCTGGCCCTGGGTTTGAGTTCCCTTGTCTCAACAAAGGGATAGGGAATCTTCTGACGGAGAAAATTATCATAGGAATCAACCAGGGCATAGCCCAGGACAAACTGATCCATTTCATCCCTCAGAAGCTCGTAATAGGACCGCCTGAGCTTATCTTTTCGGCTTAACCGATTTCTTGTGCAGCAGAACATTCCCCTCCCTTTCAGTCCTAGTCCAGGGCCGTGACCCCGGGAAGTTTCTTTCCCTCCATGAGATGCAGAAAAGCACCGCCCCCGGTGGAGACATAACTCATTTTATCGGCCACCCCGCACAGATTCACCGCAAGGCCTGTATCTCCGCCGCCCACAACGGAAAAAGCATCGGCAGCGGCCACGGCAGCGGCCACCATTTTCGTCCCGTTGCAAAAGGGCTTCATCTCAAAGACCCCCATGGGGCCGTTCCAGACAATTGTTGCAGCCCTCTGGATGGCCCGGGCAAAAATCGCTCCTGTTTCAGGTCCGATGTCAAGGGCCATCCAGCCCTGGGGGACAGCTTTGACATCCACAACCCGGGTCTGGGCATCGGCGTCAAATCGGTCGGCCACCACCAGATCCACGGGCAGGATCAGGTTAATTTTTCGATCCCTGGCCTCTTGAACAATATGGGCAGCCGTTTCAACCAAATCCTCCTCTACCATGGAAGCGCCGACATCGTTACCCTGGCTCTTTAAAAAGGTGTTGGCCATGGCACCCCCGATTACAAGGGCATCCACATGGTTGAGCATATTTTCAAGGGCCCCAAGCTTGCTGGACACCTTGGCCCCCCCGATGATGGCCACAAGGGGATGAACAGGATTTTCAATGGAATCGTGAAAGCATTTCACCTCTTTTTCAAGCAAAAACCCGGCACAGGCTTCACGAACAAACCGGGTGATGGCAACGATGGATGCGGCAGTTCTATGGCTTACGGCAAAGGCATCGTTGACATAAACCTGGCAGAGTTCGGCAAGGGATCGGGCAAATTCCGGATCATTTTCTTCCTCTCCCTTGTAAAACCTGAGATTTTCAAGGAGGATAATCTGACCCGGTTCAAGCTGGTCGACCCGTTCTTTCACCTTTGGACCGATGCAGTCGTCGACAAACACCACCTCGAAACCCAAAAGTTCAGACAGCCTTTTGGCCGCAGGTGCAAGGGAGAGGGAGGCCGCGGGCTTTCCCTTGGGCCGGCCCATGTGGGATGCAAGAACAATCTTTGCCCCTTTGTCCACAAGATAATTAACCAAGGGAAGTGTCGCCCTTATCCGGTTATCATCGGCAATGTTCCCGTTTTCATCCATGGGCAGGTTGTAATCCACCCGTACGAGAACCGTTTTTGAGTTAAACTCAATCTCGCGTACTGTTTTCATGAAACCCTCCTGAAACCCTCCTGAAACCGTTGTCTCTTATTTTTTGGCCAGCTGCTTTTTCCTTGACCACCGCTCAAAAAAACCGATCATACCTGCCTGTTCACT
Coding sequences:
- a CDS encoding phosphoglycerate kinase; this encodes MKTVREIEFNSKTVLVRVDYNLPMDENGNIADDNRIRATLPLVNYLVDKGAKIVLASHMGRPKGKPAASLSLAPAAKRLSELLGFEVVFVDDCIGPKVKERVDQLEPGQIILLENLRFYKGEEENDPEFARSLAELCQVYVNDAFAVSHRTAASIVAITRFVREACAGFLLEKEVKCFHDSIENPVHPLVAIIGGAKVSSKLGALENMLNHVDALVIGGAMANTFLKSQGNDVGASMVEEDLVETAAHIVQEARDRKINLILPVDLVVADRFDADAQTRVVDVKAVPQGWMALDIGPETGAIFARAIQRAATIVWNGPMGVFEMKPFCNGTKMVAAAVAAADAFSVVGGGDTGLAVNLCGVADKMSYVSTGGGAFLHLMEGKKLPGVTALD
- a CDS encoding response regulator; amino-acid sequence: MAGIDPKEFMDELHFCINEQDIIKAKALLQFASDQDMDFSIQQKALFTLGKAPDAIAFPLLEHLLKIQISNPGVNEALYELILDKSYGRTDLVIRYINHEHKKSRLFFVQAAGDLMLKEAAPDLARILDQEKDREILLAATKALGALRLDQYLPNLALVQKNSDVAIRNAAIFAMAEMGNKAAIDTLFSTITDPENTDESRLVAIEALAGIQNQLALDCLARLLESPHADTRDAAIDQLIAIGNKAVPTLTMATRNAGVDHTIHLVTTLGYIGDPSALPTLLDMINVQPNDANIRQALYEALAKIPSVKSAICLTGGLSDSVEAVRMSAARAVDKNLSKVLVAGLKNIVRQEDKTACDAVAALIDTEADSIFNFLLDEASFVRLAADHVINKADPATRHHFMDLLRSKNREALAADMEDKIQANDARTGKRGLEVYVVDDSRMMLKLYQNKLLKFGHHPTVFEFPEKAIAAISALKPDIFITDLNMPKINGIQLTREIRRKYTRQQLPIIMITTQSDFIEVEKGSHHASVNDDYLIQSGINRLMHKPFTDEQLETAIQAVIN